One genomic region from Curtobacterium sp. 9128 encodes:
- the mfd gene encoding transcription-repair coupling factor yields the protein MTISGIIPALSRASAFDRVLRAAPRDADFSVVDGLRVPLLAALMAERKEPQCVLVITATGREAEAVRGALTSYLPDARVLEFPAWETLPHERLSPSAQTVGTRIATLRALQQWQDAPGAERQPTVVVASVRAALQPIASNLTSLEPVVLRTDSRGNDLGSISAELVDLAYARVDLVTRRGEFAVRGGILDVFPPTADHPVRVDFFGDEIEAIKAFSVADQRTTEDDLGSVELTASRELLLSEDVRQRAREMLHEFPNLSQMLAKVAEGIPVEGMESLAPALVERLVPMTDYLPADATIAVFSPERVSGRAHSLAETNQEFLQAAWSAAVAGAQAPIDLDAGNFLTVPQLKQTRGQRTWWTISPFDSGADEPLSDADAAAEAGEYVRVRADAVPSFAGSADGAVAHVKELTDDGWAVVVTAQGQGLVERAVQVLADAGVAARAEAVTAPPQPGVAIVTTAAVEHGFAIPDPRIAVLSEAEFYGRSAQQGARTVRKLASRRKNVVDPLQLKPGDVVVHATHGIGKFVELVSREVSSGGRNAVKTQREYLVLEYAPSKRGFPGDKLFVPTDQLDQLSRYVGGESPTLSKMGGSDWASAKSKARKAVRDIAVDLVKLYSARMASKGHAFGPDTPWQRELEEAFPFAETADQLTTIDEIKRDMERPIPMDRLLSGDVGYGKTEVAIRAAFKAVQDGKQVAMLVPTTLLVRQHMETFQERFAGFPVHLRALSRFQTEKESKETLAGLADGTVDIVIGTHRILSQGVQFKDVGLVIIDEEQRFGVEHKDQLKKLKTNVDVLAMSATPIPRSLEMAVTGIREMSTLATPPEDRHPILTFVGPQSDLQVAAAIRRELLREGQVFYVHNRVKDIQSVASHLAEIVPDARIAVAHGQMSEQTLEQVMVDFWERRFDVLVSTTIIETGLDIANANTLIIDRADKYGLSQLHQLRGRVGRGRERGYAYFLYDADKPLSETAQDRLETIAANNELGAGMQVAMKDLEIRGAGNLLGGEQSGHIAGVGFDLYLRMIGEAVSQFRGDVAEGQTELRLEIPVDAHIPEDYVESERLRLEAYQKLSAASAPTSQHDSIDMVLDELTDRYGQPPQAVQTLVEVSRLRRMAQQVGLSDVVVMGSNLRVAGKELADSSQVRLKRMFPGAKWFPQQNASSIPMPRPHGEALPDDALIQWVESILTAVYGATAAAEAPAA from the coding sequence GTGACGATCTCGGGCATCATCCCTGCGCTCTCGCGCGCCTCCGCGTTCGATCGCGTCCTCCGCGCCGCACCTCGTGACGCCGACTTCTCCGTCGTCGACGGCCTGCGTGTGCCGCTCCTCGCCGCGCTGATGGCCGAGCGCAAGGAACCGCAGTGCGTCCTCGTGATCACCGCCACCGGACGTGAAGCCGAGGCGGTCCGCGGTGCCCTGACGAGCTACCTGCCGGATGCCCGGGTCCTCGAGTTCCCGGCGTGGGAGACCCTGCCGCACGAGCGCCTGTCCCCGAGCGCCCAGACCGTCGGCACCCGCATCGCCACGCTCCGTGCGCTGCAGCAGTGGCAGGACGCACCGGGGGCCGAGCGCCAGCCGACGGTGGTGGTCGCGAGTGTCCGCGCGGCGCTCCAGCCGATCGCGAGCAACCTGACCTCGCTCGAACCCGTCGTGCTCCGGACCGACTCGCGCGGCAACGACCTCGGGTCGATCTCCGCAGAGCTCGTGGACCTCGCCTACGCCCGGGTCGACCTCGTCACCCGTCGCGGTGAGTTCGCCGTCCGCGGTGGGATCCTCGACGTCTTCCCGCCGACCGCCGACCACCCCGTGCGCGTCGACTTCTTCGGTGACGAGATCGAGGCGATCAAGGCCTTCTCCGTCGCCGACCAGCGCACCACCGAGGACGACCTCGGCTCCGTCGAACTCACCGCGTCGCGCGAACTCCTGCTCAGCGAGGACGTCCGGCAGCGCGCCCGCGAGATGCTGCACGAGTTCCCGAACCTGTCGCAGATGCTCGCCAAGGTGGCAGAGGGCATCCCGGTGGAGGGCATGGAGTCCCTCGCCCCGGCCCTCGTGGAGCGACTCGTCCCGATGACGGACTACCTGCCCGCCGACGCCACCATCGCGGTGTTCTCGCCCGAGCGGGTCAGCGGGCGCGCACACAGTCTGGCCGAGACGAACCAGGAGTTCCTCCAGGCCGCGTGGAGCGCCGCCGTCGCCGGGGCCCAGGCGCCGATCGACCTCGACGCGGGCAACTTCCTGACGGTCCCGCAGCTCAAGCAGACCCGCGGGCAGCGCACCTGGTGGACGATCTCGCCGTTCGACAGCGGCGCCGACGAGCCCCTGAGCGACGCAGATGCCGCGGCAGAGGCCGGGGAGTACGTCCGCGTCCGCGCCGACGCCGTCCCGAGCTTCGCCGGCAGCGCCGACGGGGCGGTCGCACACGTCAAGGAACTCACCGACGACGGCTGGGCCGTGGTCGTGACCGCGCAGGGGCAGGGTCTCGTCGAGCGCGCCGTGCAGGTCCTCGCCGACGCCGGGGTCGCCGCTCGCGCCGAGGCCGTCACCGCGCCGCCGCAGCCCGGTGTGGCGATCGTCACGACCGCCGCCGTCGAGCACGGCTTCGCCATCCCGGATCCCCGGATCGCGGTGCTGTCGGAAGCCGAGTTCTACGGCCGCAGCGCGCAGCAGGGTGCCCGCACGGTCCGGAAGCTCGCGAGCCGCCGCAAGAACGTCGTCGACCCGCTGCAGCTCAAGCCCGGCGACGTCGTCGTTCACGCGACACACGGCATCGGCAAGTTCGTCGAACTCGTCTCGCGAGAGGTCAGCTCCGGCGGCCGCAACGCCGTGAAGACCCAGCGCGAGTACCTCGTGCTCGAGTACGCGCCGTCGAAGCGCGGCTTCCCGGGCGACAAGCTGTTCGTCCCGACCGACCAGCTCGACCAGCTGTCGCGCTACGTCGGCGGCGAGTCCCCGACCCTGTCGAAGATGGGCGGCTCGGACTGGGCGTCCGCGAAGTCGAAGGCGCGCAAGGCCGTCCGCGACATCGCCGTCGACCTCGTGAAGCTCTACTCGGCGCGCATGGCGTCGAAGGGGCACGCGTTCGGCCCGGACACCCCGTGGCAGCGCGAACTGGAGGAAGCGTTCCCGTTCGCCGAGACCGCCGACCAGCTCACCACCATCGACGAGATCAAGCGCGACATGGAGCGCCCGATCCCGATGGACCGTCTGCTGTCGGGTGACGTCGGCTACGGCAAGACCGAGGTGGCGATCCGTGCGGCGTTCAAGGCCGTGCAGGACGGCAAGCAGGTCGCGATGCTCGTCCCGACGACGCTGCTCGTCCGCCAGCACATGGAGACCTTCCAGGAGCGCTTCGCCGGCTTCCCGGTGCACCTCCGCGCGCTCAGCCGGTTCCAGACCGAGAAGGAGTCGAAGGAGACGCTGGCGGGGCTCGCCGACGGCACCGTCGACATCGTCATCGGCACGCACCGCATCCTGTCGCAGGGCGTGCAGTTCAAGGACGTCGGCCTGGTCATCATCGACGAGGAACAGCGCTTCGGCGTGGAGCACAAGGACCAGCTGAAGAAGCTCAAGACCAACGTGGACGTCCTGGCGATGTCCGCGACGCCGATCCCGCGCTCACTCGAGATGGCGGTCACCGGCATCCGTGAGATGTCGACGCTCGCCACCCCACCAGAGGACCGGCACCCGATCCTGACCTTCGTCGGCCCGCAGTCGGACCTGCAGGTCGCCGCGGCGATCCGGCGCGAGCTCCTCCGCGAGGGGCAGGTGTTCTACGTGCACAACCGCGTCAAGGACATCCAGTCGGTGGCATCGCACCTCGCCGAGATCGTCCCGGACGCCCGCATCGCCGTCGCACACGGGCAGATGTCCGAGCAGACCCTCGAGCAGGTGATGGTCGACTTCTGGGAGCGCCGCTTCGACGTGCTCGTCTCGACGACCATCATCGAGACCGGTCTCGACATCGCGAACGCGAACACCCTCATCATCGACCGGGCCGACAAGTACGGCCTGTCGCAGCTGCACCAGCTCCGCGGGCGTGTCGGTCGTGGTCGGGAGCGCGGCTACGCGTACTTCCTCTACGACGCCGACAAGCCGCTGTCCGAGACCGCGCAGGACCGCCTCGAGACCATCGCCGCGAACAACGAGCTCGGCGCGGGCATGCAGGTCGCCATGAAGGACCTCGAGATCCGCGGCGCGGGCAACCTCCTCGGCGGGGAGCAGTCCGGCCACATCGCGGGCGTCGGCTTCGACCTGTACCTCCGCATGATCGGCGAAGCGGTGTCGCAGTTCCGCGGGGACGTCGCAGAGGGGCAGACCGAGCTCCGACTCGAGATCCCCGTCGACGCACACATCCCCGAGGACTACGTCGAGTCCGAACGGCTCCGACTCGAGGCGTACCAGAAGCTCTCCGCCGCCTCGGCGCCGACGTCGCAGCACGACTCGATCGACATGGTGCTCGACGAGCTCACCGACCGCTACGGTC